In Phocoena sinus isolate mPhoSin1 chromosome X, mPhoSin1.pri, whole genome shotgun sequence, a genomic segment contains:
- the LOC116746950 gene encoding emerin-like has product MDDYAALSDTELAALLRQYNIPPHGPVVASSHKPYAKKIFEYETQRRRLSPPSSYTSSSSRRSSDLDSASVDSDVYDLPKKEDALLYQSKSYNPDYCEENYLTTRTYGEPESAGTSEGFRQPSASLRAADTFHHQLHDDDLFSSEEEGNDRERPVYGRDSAYQSIAHYCPVSNVSRSSLGLSCYPTYSSTSAVSSTSSPPSWLDCRAIRPEELAPEAALDEDHQDPLWDQMLQFLIFFAILYFLYRCLLA; this is encoded by the coding sequence ATGGACGACTACGCGGCCCTGTCGGACACCGAGCTGGCTGCCTTGCTGCGCCAATATAACATTCCGCCGCACGGGCCCGTCGTGGCTTCCAGCCACAAGCCCTATGCAAAGAAAATCTTCGAGTATGAGACCCAGAGGCGGAGGCTCTCGCCCCCGAGCTCGTATACATCCTCTTCGTCCCGTCGGTCCTCGGACTTAGATTCAGCGTCCGTGGACTCGGATGTGTACGATCTGCCCAAGAAAGAGGACGCCTTACTTTACCAGAGCAAGAGCTATAATCCTGACTACTGTGAGGAGAATTACTTGACCACCAGGACTTACGGGGAGCCTGAGTCTGCGGGCACATCCGAGGGCTTCCGCCAGCCCTCGGCTTCACTCCGTGCTGCTGACACCTTTCACCACCAGCTTCACGATGACGATCTTTTCTCTTCTGAAGAGGAGGGCAACGATAGGGAACGCCCCGTGTATGGCCGGGACAGTGCCTACCAGAGCATCGCACACTACTGCCCTGTTTCCAACGTCTCCAGAAGCTCCCTGGGCCTGTCCTGTTACCCCACCTACTCCTCCACCTCTGCCGTGTCCTCGACTTCGTCTCCTCCTTCGTGGCTCGACTGCCGTGCCATCCGGCCAGAAGAGCTGGCCCCTGAGGCTGCTCTGGACGAGGATCACCAGGACCCACTCTGGGACCAGATGCTTCAGTTTCTGATATTTTTTGCCATCCTGTACTTCCTTTACCGCTGCTTGCTGGCCTAG